One genomic segment of Styela clava chromosome 3, kaStyClav1.hap1.2, whole genome shotgun sequence includes these proteins:
- the LOC144421033 gene encoding uncharacterized protein LOC144421033 → MESNDAKNGGTRDKAEKKYYQKFKDEHTQSMGKQKEDLESSLKLLSSSYIEKSDMWKVMKQEMEKQQQRLEEKWDQKLQEQMKKQRDDLGRENKVNIGNLKEKVKKKIGEELKLKYPDHPDIIFKQLGGETHISSYIDSLTKGVEKRLESKAEALERYRKWVKDAKSNCSKKVATRVVMGGVAGAAISAVNNALIIGSEAALANVGIAGISVDIASLQATGIVLACFAAGSIIVFTAYGIYWAYREYKTEDALKQPNREILLDHLAQRFIIDAEEKKG, encoded by the exons ATGGAAAGTAATGATGCAAAAAATGGTGGAACAAGAGACAAGGCTG AAAAAAAATACTATCAGAAATTTAAAGATGAACATACGCAATCTATGGGAAAGCAAAAGGAGGATTTG GAGAGTTCTTTGAAGTTACTTTCAAGCAGCTACATCGAAAAAAGTGACATGTGGAAAGTAATGAAGCAAGAAATGGAAAAACAACAGCAAAGGCTG GAAGAAAAGTGGGATCAGAAACTTCAAGAGCAAATGAAGAAACAAAGAGATGATTTG GGAAGAGAAAACAAAGTTAACATTGGAAATCTCAAGGAGAAGGTCAAAAAGAAAATTGGAGAAGAGCTGAAATTGAAATACCCTGAC cATCCTGATATTATATTCAAGCAATTGGGAGGAGAA ACACATATCTCTAGCTACATAGACAGCTTGACAAAGGGAGTGGAGAAGAGACTTGAAAGTAAAGCTGAAGCTCTCGAGCGCTATCGAAAATGGGTCAAAGACGCAAAGTCAAACTGCTCTAAAAAAGTGGCAACAAGAGTTGTTATGGGTGGCGTAGCAGGTGCTGCCATCTCTGCTGTGAATAATGCCTTAATAATTGGAAGCGAAGCAGCTTTGGCGAATGTAGGGATAGCTGGTATAAGTGTCGACATTGCTTCCCTTCAAGCTACGGGTATCGTTCTTGCATGCTTTGCAGCAGGCAGCATTATAGTTTTCACTGCGTATGGCATTTATTGGGCGTATCGTGAATACAAAACAGAAGATGCGTTGAAACAACCAAATCGAGAAATTCTCCTCGATCATTTGGCGCAAAGATTCATTATCGACGCAGAAGAAAAAAAAGGTTGA